Proteins from a genomic interval of Chroococcidiopsis thermalis PCC 7203:
- a CDS encoding ferredoxin:protochlorophyllide reductase (ATP-dependent) subunit N: MTLAQPEALNFECETGNYHTFCPISCVAWLYQKIEDSFFLVIGTKTCGYFLQNAMGVMIFAEPRYAMAELEEGDISAQLNDYEELKRLCEQIKRDRNPSVIVWIGTCTTEIIKMDLEGLAPKLESEIGIPIVVARANGLDYAFTQGEDTVLAAMAARCPNEAPVAETEKNERNAIQKLLHFGKKKEELAQEESEYVNHPPLVLFGSLPDPVVTQLTLELKKQGIKVSGWLPAKRYTELPVLEEGYYVVGVNPFLSRTATTLMRRRKCKLIGAPFPIGPDGTRAWVEKICSVFGITPKGLDEREAQIWANLEDYVQLIRGKSAFFMGDNLLEISLARFLIRCGMTVPEIGIPYMDKRYQAAELAMLEKTCQEMGVPLPKIVEKPDNYNQVQRIYELKPDLVITGMAHANPLEARGINTKWSVEFTFAQIHGFTNARDILELVTRPLRRNNNLKDLGWDKLVKEEAKI, from the coding sequence ATGACTTTGGCACAACCGGAAGCACTCAATTTTGAATGCGAAACTGGCAATTATCATACATTTTGCCCAATCAGTTGCGTTGCTTGGCTTTACCAAAAAATTGAAGATAGTTTCTTTTTGGTAATTGGGACGAAGACCTGCGGCTATTTCTTGCAAAATGCTATGGGGGTGATGATTTTTGCCGAACCTCGCTATGCGATGGCAGAACTAGAAGAAGGGGATATTTCCGCCCAGTTGAACGATTATGAGGAGTTAAAGCGATTGTGCGAGCAAATTAAGCGCGATCGCAACCCCAGCGTGATTGTTTGGATCGGCACTTGTACCACCGAAATCATCAAAATGGACTTGGAAGGCTTAGCACCCAAGTTAGAATCCGAGATCGGTATCCCCATCGTAGTAGCGCGGGCAAATGGCTTAGACTACGCCTTTACCCAAGGGGAAGATACAGTTCTAGCAGCAATGGCAGCCCGTTGTCCGAATGAAGCACCTGTAGCCGAGACTGAGAAAAACGAACGCAACGCGATTCAAAAACTGCTCCACTTTGGGAAGAAAAAAGAAGAACTTGCCCAAGAAGAATCTGAGTATGTCAATCATCCGCCACTGGTATTATTCGGTTCTCTCCCCGATCCGGTTGTTACCCAACTTACCTTGGAATTAAAAAAACAGGGGATCAAAGTTTCTGGCTGGCTACCTGCCAAGCGTTACACCGAACTACCAGTTCTAGAAGAAGGGTATTATGTCGTTGGTGTCAACCCCTTCTTATCGCGGACGGCAACAACTTTAATGCGTCGTCGCAAGTGCAAACTCATCGGCGCACCCTTTCCAATTGGTCCCGATGGCACTCGCGCTTGGGTTGAAAAAATTTGCTCTGTATTTGGCATCACTCCCAAAGGGTTAGACGAACGAGAAGCTCAAATTTGGGCAAATTTAGAAGATTACGTGCAATTGATTCGCGGCAAATCTGCCTTCTTCATGGGAGATAACTTACTCGAAATCTCTTTGGCAAGATTTCTGATCCGTTGTGGCATGACCGTACCCGAAATCGGCATTCCATATATGGATAAACGCTACCAAGCGGCTGAATTAGCAATGCTAGAAAAAACTTGTCAAGAAATGGGCGTACCCTTACCTAAAATTGTTGAGAAGCCGGACAACTACAACCAAGTCCAGCGGATTTATGAGTTGAAGCCTGATTTGGTAATTACAGGTATGGCACATGCTAACCCCCTAGAAGCACGGGGAATCAATACCAAGTGGTCTGTAGAGTTCACATTTGCGCAAATTCACGGCTTTACCAACGCCCGCGATATTCTCGAATTGGTAACTCGACCCCTACGCCGCAATAACAACCTCAAAGACTTGGGTTGGGACAAGTTAGTCAAGGAAGAAGCCAAAATCTAG
- a CDS encoding metal-binding protein, with protein sequence MPSGQTHDRITLWSLPVVAGIAFGQTQSGNITLILSGAYLFSGLMFGPDLDLYSRQYQRWGYARWIWIPYQKTVKHRSILSHGFAIGTILRLIYLAIWLSILGLFFLGIAQFVWNVGWHWQTWWETVKRSLTHHTTEWIALCLGLELGAMSHVISDWSHSTYKRQQKQKNRNLPPQRGKIVRKKETGDRRELREPRELRKLREQRKSRKS encoded by the coding sequence ATGCCCTCTGGTCAAACACACGATCGCATCACTCTCTGGAGTTTACCTGTAGTTGCCGGGATCGCCTTCGGACAAACTCAGAGCGGCAATATTACATTAATCTTATCAGGGGCATATTTATTCAGCGGGCTGATGTTTGGTCCCGACTTGGATCTCTACTCTCGACAGTACCAGCGTTGGGGTTACGCGCGCTGGATTTGGATACCTTATCAAAAAACCGTCAAGCACCGTTCCATACTGTCTCACGGATTCGCGATCGGCACGATCCTACGCCTCATCTACCTTGCTATCTGGTTAAGTATTTTAGGACTTTTCTTTTTGGGAATTGCTCAATTTGTGTGGAATGTGGGATGGCACTGGCAGACCTGGTGGGAAACGGTCAAGCGATCGCTAACTCACCATACCACCGAATGGATCGCGCTCTGTCTCGGACTAGAATTAGGAGCGATGAGCCACGTTATTAGCGATTGGAGCCATTCTACCTATAAACGCCAGCAGAAACAAAAAAACCGCAATCTCCCACCGCAACGTGGCAAAATAGTCAGAAAAAAGGAGACAGGAGATAGAAGAGAGCTGAGGGAGCCCAGGGAGCTGAGGAAGCTGAGGGAGCAAAGGAAAAGTCGTAAGTCGTAA
- the mazG gene encoding nucleoside triphosphate pyrophosphohydrolase, giving the protein MTKERILAALQDLINVVAKLRSPDGGCPWDLVQTPETLIPYVTEEAYEVVDAIRSGDKNAIAEELGDLLLQVVLQAQIASEVGDFSLAEVAQGITQKLIRRHPHVFGNVTVENVEQVRQNWEAIKAAEKGESPIAAEKLTNKLLRYARTLPPLTAGMKISRKAAAVGFEWDNVEGVWEKFNEELAEFQQAIAHESPARQQEELGDLLFVVINLARWYDLDPDAALQGTNQRFIQRLSQVETLAGRPLTDYSLEELEALWQRAKAQLKQSDKLP; this is encoded by the coding sequence ATGACAAAAGAGCGAATTCTCGCCGCCTTACAAGATCTAATTAATGTAGTAGCCAAATTACGATCGCCTGATGGTGGTTGTCCTTGGGATTTAGTCCAAACACCAGAAACATTAATTCCCTACGTTACTGAAGAAGCTTATGAGGTCGTTGACGCGATTCGGAGTGGAGATAAAAATGCGATCGCGGAAGAACTAGGAGATTTACTATTACAAGTCGTTCTGCAAGCCCAAATTGCTTCAGAAGTGGGTGATTTTAGTTTGGCAGAAGTTGCTCAAGGCATTACCCAAAAACTAATTCGCCGCCATCCTCACGTCTTTGGCAATGTCACTGTAGAAAACGTCGAACAAGTGCGGCAAAATTGGGAAGCAATCAAAGCTGCGGAAAAAGGTGAATCGCCAATTGCAGCAGAAAAACTGACCAATAAACTTTTACGATATGCTCGAACACTCCCACCCCTCACCGCCGGAATGAAGATTTCGCGCAAAGCTGCGGCAGTCGGTTTTGAATGGGACAATGTAGAAGGAGTCTGGGAAAAATTTAACGAAGAATTGGCAGAATTTCAACAGGCGATCGCCCATGAATCTCCTGCAAGGCAACAAGAAGAATTGGGAGATTTGCTATTTGTTGTTATTAACCTGGCACGGTGGTACGATCTCGATCCTGATGCTGCCTTACAAGGTACAAATCAGCGTTTTATTCAGCGCTTATCTCAAGTCGAAACATTAGCAGGTCGTCCCCTAACAGATTACTCTTTAGAAGAATTAGAAGCTCTCTGGCAGCGTGCTAAAGCCCAGTTAAAGCAATCAGATAAACTGCCGTAA